From the Malus domestica chromosome 17, GDT2T_hap1 genome, one window contains:
- the LOC139193859 gene encoding ankyrin repeat-containing protein NPR4-like, with product MCKANPELLMLGDDRPRGIFYVAIECRQEKIYNLIYGISAKDFIANSADRDSNNMLHIAGLLSPYAQLNQIPGAALQMQRELQWYKEVETIVPSKGREYMNNSEYLKPRELFTKNHSELLKEGEKWMKETATSYTVVGALIITIMFAAVITIPGGNGDTGFPTFNHEKLFILFIISDAISLFSSTTATLTFLGILTSRFAEDDFLKSLPTKMIIGLATLFLAIATMMIAFSAALLIIVRGHSWIVIPTILLSSVPVTLFAWMQFPLLVRIIVSTYGKGIFNRNVKRWL from the exons ATGTGTAAAGCAAATCCTGAACTTCTGATGTTAGGAGATGACAGGCCAAGGGGCATATTTTACGTTGCCATCGAATGTCGTCAAGAAAAGATTTATAACCTTATATACGGGATCTCTGCTAAAGACTTTATCGCAAATTCAGCCGATAGGGATAGTAATAACATGCTGCATATCGCTGGGTTGTTGTCCCCATATGCACAGCTTAATCAAATTCCAGGTGCAGCATTGCAGATGCAGCGTGAACTACAATGGTACAAG GAAGTAGAGACTATTGTACCTTCTAAGGGTCGAGAGTATATGAACAACAGTGAATATTTGAAACCAAGGGAACTATTTACAAAGAATCACAGTGAATTGCTAAAGGAAGGAGAAAAATGGATGAAAGAGACGGCAACTTCTTACACTGTTGTAGGTGCTCTTATTATCACCATCATGTTTGCCGCAGTAATCACAATTCCTGGAGGAAATGGAGATACCGGTTTTCCCACATTCAACCatgaaaaattgtttatattatttataattTCAGATGCTATATCACTCTTTTCTTCCACGACTGCAACATTGACGTTTCTCGGAATTCTCACGTCACGTTTCGCAGAAGATGATTTCCTAAAATCCTTACCCACAAAAATGATAATTGGTCTTGCCACTCTCTTTTTGGCTATTGCAACCATGATGATTGCGTTTTCCGCTGCCCTTCTAATTATAGTTCGTGGACATTCTTGGATTGTGATTCCGACCATACTTCTTTCAAGTGTTCCTGTCACTTTATTTGCTTGGATGCAATTCCCCCTCCTAGTTAGAATTATCGTTTCTACTTACGGAAAAGGAATATTTAATAGGAATGTGAAACGTTGGTTGTAA
- the LOC139193857 gene encoding uncharacterized protein isoform X1, translated as MNHRLNMAQGVWQNMPQRVRETSLHPSVPNTSTGPQGVWVNIPQGVLEPSLHPSVVTNTSTWPQGVWVNIPQGVLEPSLHPSVVPNTSTGPQGVWVNIPQGVSEPSLHPSVPNTSTGPQGVSEPSLHPSVPNTSTRPQGVWVNIPQGVSEPSLHPSVPNTCTGPQGVSEPSLHPSVPNTSTGPQGHEYSQYKPFFEAVQAGRWETAKDIYIQHPVAVRVRHPLYGKTALHIAVEAGHVDIVKELVSLMDEADLEIKSVGRTALAIAATKGIIEMAQCMVTRNKKLLSIPDACNHLPIVDAYLLGQWHMARYLYSVTPLEDLMPEKGPHGASIITHCFASKEFDVSWDLIQRCPKLAITLNRQLATPLEALASNPSFLSGAELNFWQQWVYDCLYIQPPPRINHICVTVQNEENPQANNGGSLFRSGLLSPSSPIINKLKMLYKWYDLIWVIHFKFLLNFNQGNI; from the exons ATGAATCATAGGTTGAACATGGCACAAGGTGTTTGGCAGAACATGCCACAACGTGTTAGGGAGACATCATTACATCCATCGGTGCCCAATACAAGCACAGGGCCACAAGGTGTTTGGGTAAACATCCCACAAGGTGTGTTGGAGCCATCATTACATCCATCAGTAGTGACCAATACAAGCACATGGCCACAAGGTGTTTGGGTAAACATCCCACAAGGTGTGTTGGAGCCATCATTACATCCATCAGTAGTGCCCAATACAAGCACAGGGCCACAAGGTGTTTGGGTAAACATCCCACAAGGTGTGTCGGAGCCATCATTACATCCATCAGTGCCCAATACAAGCACAGGGCCACAAGGTGTGTCGGAGCCATCATTACATCCATCAGTGCCCAATACAAGCACAAGGCCACAAGGTGTTTGGGTAAACATCCCACAAGGTGTGTCGGAGCCATCATTACATCCATCAGTGCCCAATACATGCACAGGGCCACAAGGTGTGTCGGAGCCATCATTACATCCATCAGTGCCCAATACAAGCACAGGGCCACAAG GACATGAATATAGTCAGTACAAACCTTTCTTTGAGGCTGTGCAAGCTGGTCGCTGGGAAACTGCAAAGGACATTTACATCCAACATCCAGTGGCAGTAAGAGTAAGACATCCATTATATGGGAAGACAGCTCTTCACATTGCAGTTGAAGCTGGGCATGTGGATATTGTCAAAGAATTGGTGTCGTTGATGGATGAGGCCGACTTGGAAATAAAATCAGTAGGTCGCACAGCTCTTGCTATTGCTGCAACTAAAGGGATTATCGAAATGGCTCAATGCATGGTAACAAGGAACAAAAAATTACTCAGCATTCCCGATGCTTGCAACCACCTTCCAATTGTGGATGCTTATTTGCTTGGTCAATGGCATATGGCTCGATATCTCTACTCCGTCACTCCACTTGAAGATTTAATGCCAGAAAAAGGACCTCATGGCGCTTCAATAATCACCCATTGTTTTGCATCCAAAGAATTTG ATGTCTCATGGGATTTAATTCAACGTTGCCCAAAATTGGCCATTACTTTGAACCGCCAATTGGCCACCCCTTTAGAAGCTTTGGCATCGAACCCTTCATTCCTGAGCGGTGCGGAGCTCAATTTCTGGCAACAATGGGTTTATGACT GTCTATATATACAACCTCCTCCTCGCATCAATCATATCTGTGTAACTGTTCAAAATGAAGAAAATCCCCAAGCTAATAACGGAGGGAGTTTATTTCGCTCAGGTTTGTTATCCCCTTCCTCTCCCATCATTAACAAGCTaaaaatgttgtataaatggtaCGATCTAATTTGGGTTATCCACTTCAAATTCCTGCTTAACTTTAACCAAGGGAATAtatga
- the LOC139193857 gene encoding uncharacterized protein isoform X2 — protein sequence MAQGVWQNMPQRVRETSLHPSVPNTSTGPQGVWVNIPQGVLEPSLHPSVVTNTSTWPQGVWVNIPQGVLEPSLHPSVVPNTSTGPQGVWVNIPQGVSEPSLHPSVPNTSTGPQGVSEPSLHPSVPNTSTRPQGVWVNIPQGVSEPSLHPSVPNTCTGPQGVSEPSLHPSVPNTSTGPQGHEYSQYKPFFEAVQAGRWETAKDIYIQHPVAVRVRHPLYGKTALHIAVEAGHVDIVKELVSLMDEADLEIKSVGRTALAIAATKGIIEMAQCMVTRNKKLLSIPDACNHLPIVDAYLLGQWHMARYLYSVTPLEDLMPEKGPHGASIITHCFASKEFDVSWDLIQRCPKLAITLNRQLATPLEALASNPSFLSGAELNFWQQWVYDCLYIQPPPRINHICVTVQNEENPQANNGGSLFRSGLLSPSSPIINKLKMLYKWYDLIWVIHFKFLLNFNQGNI from the exons ATGGCACAAGGTGTTTGGCAGAACATGCCACAACGTGTTAGGGAGACATCATTACATCCATCGGTGCCCAATACAAGCACAGGGCCACAAGGTGTTTGGGTAAACATCCCACAAGGTGTGTTGGAGCCATCATTACATCCATCAGTAGTGACCAATACAAGCACATGGCCACAAGGTGTTTGGGTAAACATCCCACAAGGTGTGTTGGAGCCATCATTACATCCATCAGTAGTGCCCAATACAAGCACAGGGCCACAAGGTGTTTGGGTAAACATCCCACAAGGTGTGTCGGAGCCATCATTACATCCATCAGTGCCCAATACAAGCACAGGGCCACAAGGTGTGTCGGAGCCATCATTACATCCATCAGTGCCCAATACAAGCACAAGGCCACAAGGTGTTTGGGTAAACATCCCACAAGGTGTGTCGGAGCCATCATTACATCCATCAGTGCCCAATACATGCACAGGGCCACAAGGTGTGTCGGAGCCATCATTACATCCATCAGTGCCCAATACAAGCACAGGGCCACAAG GACATGAATATAGTCAGTACAAACCTTTCTTTGAGGCTGTGCAAGCTGGTCGCTGGGAAACTGCAAAGGACATTTACATCCAACATCCAGTGGCAGTAAGAGTAAGACATCCATTATATGGGAAGACAGCTCTTCACATTGCAGTTGAAGCTGGGCATGTGGATATTGTCAAAGAATTGGTGTCGTTGATGGATGAGGCCGACTTGGAAATAAAATCAGTAGGTCGCACAGCTCTTGCTATTGCTGCAACTAAAGGGATTATCGAAATGGCTCAATGCATGGTAACAAGGAACAAAAAATTACTCAGCATTCCCGATGCTTGCAACCACCTTCCAATTGTGGATGCTTATTTGCTTGGTCAATGGCATATGGCTCGATATCTCTACTCCGTCACTCCACTTGAAGATTTAATGCCAGAAAAAGGACCTCATGGCGCTTCAATAATCACCCATTGTTTTGCATCCAAAGAATTTG ATGTCTCATGGGATTTAATTCAACGTTGCCCAAAATTGGCCATTACTTTGAACCGCCAATTGGCCACCCCTTTAGAAGCTTTGGCATCGAACCCTTCATTCCTGAGCGGTGCGGAGCTCAATTTCTGGCAACAATGGGTTTATGACT GTCTATATATACAACCTCCTCCTCGCATCAATCATATCTGTGTAACTGTTCAAAATGAAGAAAATCCCCAAGCTAATAACGGAGGGAGTTTATTTCGCTCAGGTTTGTTATCCCCTTCCTCTCCCATCATTAACAAGCTaaaaatgttgtataaatggtaCGATCTAATTTGGGTTATCCACTTCAAATTCCTGCTTAACTTTAACCAAGGGAATAtatga
- the LOC139193857 gene encoding uncharacterized protein isoform X3 encodes MAQGVWQNMPQRVRETSLHPSVPNTSTGPQGVWVNIPQGVLEPSLHPSVVTNTSTWPQGVWVNIPQGVLEPSLHPSVVPNTSTGPQGVWVNIPQGVSEPSLHPSVPNTSTGPQGVSEPSLHPSVPNTSTRPQGVWVNIPQGVSEPSLHPSVPNTCTGPQGVSEPSLHPSVPNTSTGPQGHEYSQYKPFFEAVQAGRWETAKDIYIQHPVAVRVRHPLYGKTALHIAVEAGHVDIVKELVSLMDEADLEIKSVGRTALAIAATKGIIEMAQCMVTRNKKLLSIPDACNHLPIVDAYLLGQWHMARYLYSVTPLEDLMPEKGPHGASIITHCFASKEFGKSF; translated from the exons ATGGCACAAGGTGTTTGGCAGAACATGCCACAACGTGTTAGGGAGACATCATTACATCCATCGGTGCCCAATACAAGCACAGGGCCACAAGGTGTTTGGGTAAACATCCCACAAGGTGTGTTGGAGCCATCATTACATCCATCAGTAGTGACCAATACAAGCACATGGCCACAAGGTGTTTGGGTAAACATCCCACAAGGTGTGTTGGAGCCATCATTACATCCATCAGTAGTGCCCAATACAAGCACAGGGCCACAAGGTGTTTGGGTAAACATCCCACAAGGTGTGTCGGAGCCATCATTACATCCATCAGTGCCCAATACAAGCACAGGGCCACAAGGTGTGTCGGAGCCATCATTACATCCATCAGTGCCCAATACAAGCACAAGGCCACAAGGTGTTTGGGTAAACATCCCACAAGGTGTGTCGGAGCCATCATTACATCCATCAGTGCCCAATACATGCACAGGGCCACAAGGTGTGTCGGAGCCATCATTACATCCATCAGTGCCCAATACAAGCACAGGGCCACAAG GACATGAATATAGTCAGTACAAACCTTTCTTTGAGGCTGTGCAAGCTGGTCGCTGGGAAACTGCAAAGGACATTTACATCCAACATCCAGTGGCAGTAAGAGTAAGACATCCATTATATGGGAAGACAGCTCTTCACATTGCAGTTGAAGCTGGGCATGTGGATATTGTCAAAGAATTGGTGTCGTTGATGGATGAGGCCGACTTGGAAATAAAATCAGTAGGTCGCACAGCTCTTGCTATTGCTGCAACTAAAGGGATTATCGAAATGGCTCAATGCATGGTAACAAGGAACAAAAAATTACTCAGCATTCCCGATGCTTGCAACCACCTTCCAATTGTGGATGCTTATTTGCTTGGTCAATGGCATATGGCTCGATATCTCTACTCCGTCACTCCACTTGAAGATTTAATGCCAGAAAAAGGACCTCATGGCGCTTCAATAATCACCCATTGTTTTGCATCCAAAGAATTTGGTAAAAGTTTTTAA